A genome region from Deinococcus sp. KNUC1210 includes the following:
- a CDS encoding sulfite exporter TauE/SafE family protein — MILAVLAIGLLAGVLGAILGLGGGVVVVPALEFVLPLFGHTIPLKQAVAVSQVGVLAVGLAGTAGYLRQGLIRARTGYLLSPYTILGGVAGSWLGLHLPAKAVATVFAVLLLYSAYTLLSGLKRVEVERTPSRLVPPAMTFSGIMSGLLGIGGGTVQVPVMNLLGGIAIRQAIATSTFIMGLTAVANALVYSASGQLDFHIAAALALGVLLGARGGTVLAARISAQNLKLFFSVLLIFTALQLLWKYWV, encoded by the coding sequence GTGATTCTGGCGGTTCTGGCAATCGGACTGCTGGCGGGCGTGCTGGGCGCAATTCTGGGGCTGGGCGGCGGGGTGGTGGTGGTGCCGGCCCTGGAATTCGTGCTGCCGCTGTTCGGACACACCATTCCTCTGAAGCAGGCCGTGGCGGTGTCGCAGGTGGGGGTGCTGGCGGTGGGTCTGGCGGGCACGGCGGGCTATCTGCGTCAGGGCCTGATCCGGGCGCGGACCGGCTATCTGCTGTCGCCGTACACCATTCTGGGCGGCGTCGCTGGAAGCTGGCTGGGGCTGCACCTGCCCGCCAAAGCCGTCGCCACCGTGTTTGCCGTCCTGCTGCTGTACAGCGCCTATACCCTGCTGAGTGGCCTGAAGCGCGTGGAAGTCGAGCGCACGCCCAGCCGCCTCGTACCGCCTGCCATGACCTTTTCCGGCATCATGAGCGGCCTGCTGGGAATCGGCGGCGGCACGGTGCAGGTGCCGGTCATGAACCTGCTGGGCGGCATCGCGATCCGGCAGGCCATCGCCACCAGCACCTTCATCATGGGCCTGACGGCGGTTGCCAACGCTCTGGTGTACAGCGCCAGCGGGCAGCTCGATTTCCACATCGCGGCGGCGCTGGCCCTGGGCGTGCTGCTGGGCGCACGCGGCGGCACGGTGCTGGCCGCCCGCATCAGTGCTCAGAATCTCAAGCTGTTCTTCAGCGTGCTGCTCATCTTCACGGCGCTGCAACTGCTGTGGAAGTATTGGGTATGA
- a CDS encoding ABC transporter substrate-binding protein — translation MKRTVAASASYSTLPSRVPRLLALAVALCLPLASAQSARQTTLVLGGDFSDLITLDPGVSYEFSGSLITGNLYDTLVGFEGNDLSHIRPRLASSWKITPTATGSQITFTLRSAKFSTGRPVTSADVVYSMNRVISLKSPSSFLLTDVANLKVGSVTAPTPTTVVFDIPKTANPNIVLAALTFNVGGIIDSAEAKAHEQNGDFGSGWLRDHSAGSGPFKLNRWDRSAQVALDVNPNAFRRSINIKRVILRYMLESSAQQTALNSGEIDVAWDYTPDAFNAAQSNPKLKALKTSTFQMAYLGMNSAKGQPFEDPRLREAVRYAIDQDGIIKSLLQGLGRKVQTIVPLGLAGSNPATPYSYDPAKAKALLAAAGKPNGFDVDFLVSTGSCSGGVPCQDLAAKIQSDLAKVGIRANIKQMVNAELLTAYRAQKAPLIQVAWSPDYPDADGNGTPLADYNAHSLAWRNGWNNPQASKLAQSAAIEVDQTKRIALYKQLTELLVKEGPYAILYQPYKPVVVNASVVGFVRNANGDVQFEKIAKK, via the coding sequence ATGAAGCGAACGGTAGCAGCGTCAGCGTCCTATTCGACTCTTCCTTCCCGTGTTCCCCGCCTGTTGGCCTTGGCTGTGGCGCTCTGTCTGCCGCTGGCCTCGGCCCAGTCTGCCCGGCAGACGACGCTGGTGCTCGGCGGCGACTTCTCCGATCTGATCACCCTCGATCCCGGCGTGTCCTACGAGTTCTCCGGCTCTCTGATCACCGGCAACCTCTACGACACCCTGGTCGGCTTCGAGGGCAACGATCTGAGCCACATCCGGCCCCGTCTGGCATCGAGCTGGAAGATCACGCCCACTGCCACCGGTTCGCAGATCACCTTCACGCTGCGGAGTGCCAAGTTCTCGACGGGCCGCCCGGTCACCTCAGCCGACGTGGTGTACTCGATGAACCGCGTCATTTCGCTCAAATCGCCGTCCAGCTTCCTGCTGACCGATGTGGCGAATCTGAAGGTCGGCTCGGTCACGGCGCCCACGCCCACCACCGTGGTCTTCGACATTCCCAAGACCGCCAATCCCAATATCGTGCTGGCGGCCCTGACCTTCAACGTGGGCGGCATCATCGACTCGGCGGAAGCCAAAGCCCACGAGCAGAACGGCGATTTCGGCTCCGGCTGGCTGCGCGACCACAGCGCGGGCTCCGGGCCGTTCAAGCTCAACCGCTGGGACCGCAGCGCTCAGGTGGCGCTCGATGTAAACCCCAACGCCTTCCGCCGCTCCATCAACATCAAGCGCGTCATTCTGCGGTACATGCTGGAATCTTCGGCGCAGCAGACCGCCCTGAACTCCGGCGAGATCGACGTGGCCTGGGACTACACCCCCGACGCCTTCAACGCCGCCCAGAGCAATCCCAAGCTCAAGGCCCTCAAGACCAGCACCTTCCAGATGGCGTATCTGGGCATGAACTCGGCCAAAGGGCAGCCGTTCGAAGACCCCCGGCTGCGCGAGGCGGTGCGCTACGCCATCGACCAGGACGGCATCATCAAGAGCCTGCTGCAGGGCCTGGGCCGCAAGGTGCAGACCATCGTGCCGCTCGGTCTGGCCGGTTCCAACCCCGCGACGCCGTACAGCTACGATCCGGCCAAGGCCAAGGCGCTGCTGGCGGCGGCAGGCAAGCCCAACGGCTTCGATGTCGATTTCCTGGTCAGCACCGGCTCGTGCTCGGGCGGTGTGCCGTGCCAGGATCTGGCCGCCAAGATCCAGTCGGATCTGGCGAAGGTGGGCATCCGCGCCAACATCAAGCAGATGGTGAACGCCGAGCTGCTCACCGCCTACCGCGCCCAGAAAGCGCCGCTGATCCAGGTGGCCTGGAGCCCGGATTACCCCGATGCTGACGGCAACGGCACGCCGCTGGCCGACTACAACGCCCACTCGCTGGCCTGGCGCAACGGCTGGAACAACCCCCAGGCGAGCAAGCTGGCGCAGTCGGCGGCCATCGAGGTCGATCAGACCAAGCGCATTGCGCTGTACAAGCAGCTGACCGAGCTGCTGGTGAAGGAAGGCCCTTACGCCATCCTGTATCAGCCATACAAGCCGGTGGTGGTGAACGCCAGCGTGGTGGGCTTCGTTCGCAACGCCAACGGCGACGTACAGTTCGAGAAGATCGCCAAGAAATAA
- a CDS encoding S41 family peptidase: MSPHSRSRRPVRLLRLAVTVPLVLGSLTAASPVSSPAATLFQAASDVLLHDYYGWSDTDRAALVAQYHAALDSACAGAQDTCTFDQGRKVVSEMLSQLHDPHTNIRDAEGAERLREIQNDLTVSRTGLQVVKTPLGLLVVGILPNSPGQKAGVQRFDLLTQVNGERAGTDQKVDAAGFVRLERRAAPMVLQLTRAGQPSRALTLTPAPMKAGDVPTLTVQDSPAGKVAVIQYPTFLADNSADLFLKSLREAQRQGAGGLVIDLRYNGGGSLEQCVRAASAFLPTVYQARWAQNRWEYAALDGDKTSPARARGAAPDDRLWTGKVAVLVGQNTASCAEVFGYFAHRAGAVVVGEPTKGVMNSGVTFVPLPDQGVMSVTVLRAYDAAGEPLPSHLDPDVSAPTDVKELTTSGQDTALQTAIETVESQSAGADGGSGK; the protein is encoded by the coding sequence GTGTCCCCACATTCACGTTCACGGCGGCCTGTTCGCCTGCTGCGGCTGGCTGTTACCGTTCCCCTGGTGCTGGGTAGTCTGACGGCGGCGAGTCCGGTCAGCAGTCCGGCGGCCACGCTGTTTCAGGCGGCCAGCGACGTGCTGCTGCACGATTATTACGGCTGGTCGGACACCGACCGCGCCGCGCTGGTGGCGCAGTATCACGCGGCGCTCGACAGTGCGTGTGCCGGGGCGCAGGATACCTGCACCTTCGATCAGGGCCGCAAGGTGGTCTCAGAGATGCTGAGCCAGCTGCACGATCCCCATACCAATATCCGTGACGCCGAGGGAGCCGAGCGGCTGCGCGAGATCCAGAACGACCTGACGGTGTCGCGCACCGGGCTACAGGTGGTCAAGACGCCGCTGGGCCTGCTGGTGGTGGGAATTCTGCCCAACAGTCCGGGCCAGAAGGCGGGCGTGCAGCGCTTCGATCTGCTGACCCAGGTCAACGGCGAGCGGGCCGGAACCGATCAGAAGGTCGATGCAGCGGGCTTCGTGCGGCTGGAACGCCGCGCCGCGCCGATGGTGCTGCAACTGACGCGGGCCGGGCAGCCCTCACGCGCCCTGACCCTGACGCCCGCCCCCATGAAGGCCGGTGACGTGCCGACGCTGACGGTGCAGGACAGCCCTGCCGGGAAGGTGGCGGTCATTCAGTACCCGACCTTCCTGGCCGACAACAGCGCCGACCTTTTCCTGAAATCGCTGCGCGAAGCCCAGCGCCAGGGTGCGGGCGGTCTGGTGATCGATCTGCGCTACAACGGTGGCGGGAGCCTGGAACAGTGTGTGCGGGCAGCCAGCGCCTTTCTGCCCACGGTCTATCAGGCGAGGTGGGCGCAGAACCGCTGGGAATACGCCGCGCTCGACGGCGACAAGACCTCGCCTGCCCGTGCGCGGGGGGCTGCTCCCGACGACCGCCTGTGGACCGGCAAGGTGGCGGTGCTGGTGGGCCAGAACACCGCGTCGTGCGCCGAAGTCTTCGGGTATTTCGCTCACCGGGCAGGCGCGGTGGTGGTGGGCGAGCCGACCAAGGGCGTGATGAACAGCGGCGTGACCTTTGTGCCGCTGCCCGACCAGGGTGTGATGAGCGTGACGGTGCTGCGTGCCTACGACGCGGCGGGCGAGCCGCTGCCCAGCCACCTCGATCCCGACGTGTCGGCCCCGACCGACGTGAAGGAACTGACCACCTCCGGCCAGGACACCGCGCTTCAGACAGCGATTGAGACGGTGGAATCCCAGAGTGCCGGGGCCGACGGCGGTTCGGGCAAATAG
- a CDS encoding HD-GYP domain-containing protein yields MTAPSVAPPVADVSRVLTELLSKPTQEGVLDGALVHAASLMGSQLLGGQVRGLGIVRRGNDRIGAVLGYPRDLLGLDVAGPWSTGRTRLLSDGSRDLYAANPPEVTAVFDRAGLSSVSLSLVVPLADRGRSVGALLLDRVGEGGVTQQQQDAISRFGQSLGPLLGLIGSRDEWRQAARQITGAVVEAVESREFDALGHARAVTEIAMQLGRALGLAGRELDELWYASTLHDLGKIHGEAGHALVGANFLHGVTVLSEAERAVRHHHERWDGQGEPDRLAGEDIPLYARLVAVANAYVRMGDVGRVKTQAGKALDPRMVELLDKALNDLTLRSAQD; encoded by the coding sequence GTGACCGCGCCGTCTGTGGCTCCGCCCGTTGCCGATGTCAGCCGTGTTCTGACCGAACTGCTCAGCAAGCCGACCCAGGAAGGCGTGCTGGACGGTGCGCTGGTTCATGCGGCCTCGCTGATGGGCAGTCAGCTGCTGGGAGGCCAGGTGCGCGGGCTGGGCATCGTGCGGCGCGGAAACGACCGCATAGGAGCAGTGCTGGGGTATCCACGCGATCTGCTGGGGCTGGATGTGGCTGGCCCCTGGAGTACGGGCCGCACCCGGCTCCTGAGCGACGGCTCACGCGATCTGTACGCCGCCAATCCGCCCGAGGTGACGGCTGTGTTCGACCGGGCGGGCCTGTCGTCGGTCAGTCTGTCGCTGGTGGTGCCGCTGGCCGACCGGGGGCGTTCGGTGGGGGCGCTGCTGCTCGACCGGGTGGGGGAGGGCGGCGTCACTCAGCAGCAACAGGACGCGATTTCCCGGTTCGGGCAGTCGCTGGGGCCGCTGCTGGGCCTGATCGGCTCGCGTGACGAATGGCGACAGGCTGCCCGGCAGATCACCGGAGCTGTGGTCGAAGCGGTCGAGAGCCGCGAATTTGATGCCCTGGGCCATGCCCGCGCCGTGACCGAGATCGCCATGCAGCTGGGCCGCGCCCTGGGACTGGCGGGCCGCGAACTCGATGAGCTGTGGTACGCCTCCACCCTGCACGACCTGGGCAAGATTCACGGCGAGGCAGGACACGCGCTGGTCGGGGCCAACTTTCTTCACGGCGTCACGGTTCTGAGCGAGGCCGAGCGTGCGGTGCGCCATCATCACGAGCGCTGGGACGGACAGGGCGAACCCGACCGACTGGCAGGCGAAGACATTCCGCTGTACGCGCGGCTGGTGGCGGTTGCCAATGCCTACGTCCGGATGGGCGATGTGGGGCGGGTCAAGACCCAGGCGGGCAAGGCCCTCGATCCGAGGATGGTCGAACTGCTCGACAAGGCCCTGAATGATCTGACGCTGCGCTCTGCCCAGGATTAA
- a CDS encoding YkgJ family cysteine cluster protein, giving the protein MSPSSTDQTVMNAVEHAYGRYEQQAQRWTEGYIRRGGTVHCQSGCVHCCNFPVRVSLAEALLTASHLSPAQLDAMRERAAEVLSNARSARSWDEFFQRHRREIGYCPLLDRDTGRCTAYEVRPTRCRDTFSALSAEYCRVGTLENLTRREQATYQRLVKTTPGTDGLSHYIAPLEDLSEPIWDTAARTMQQQWGLEVWGDFWVLTALTQDAGFMDAVRQGQAGRGAKRAKALKLWHEEIVEIG; this is encoded by the coding sequence ATGTCGCCCTCTTCCACAGATCAGACCGTGATGAACGCCGTCGAGCACGCGTATGGGCGCTACGAACAGCAGGCGCAACGCTGGACCGAGGGCTATATCCGGCGGGGCGGCACGGTGCACTGCCAGAGTGGCTGCGTCCACTGCTGCAATTTTCCGGTGCGCGTCAGTCTGGCCGAAGCGCTGCTGACCGCCTCGCATCTCTCGCCCGCCCAGCTGGACGCCATGCGCGAACGCGCCGCCGAGGTCCTGAGCAACGCCCGCAGCGCCCGAAGCTGGGATGAGTTTTTTCAGCGTCACCGCCGCGAGATCGGCTACTGTCCGCTGCTCGACCGGGATACAGGCCGCTGCACCGCCTACGAGGTGCGGCCCACCCGCTGCCGCGACACCTTCAGCGCCCTGAGCGCCGAATACTGCCGGGTCGGAACGCTGGAAAATCTGACGCGCAGAGAACAGGCCACCTATCAGCGTCTGGTCAAGACCACACCCGGCACCGACGGCCTGAGCCACTACATCGCGCCGCTCGAAGACCTGAGCGAGCCGATCTGGGACACGGCGGCCCGCACCATGCAGCAGCAGTGGGGGCTGGAAGTGTGGGGCGATTTCTGGGTGCTGACCGCCCTGACGCAGGACGCAGGCTTTATGGACGCCGTGCGGCAGGGGCAGGCAGGGCGTGGAGCAAAACGTGCCAAAGCGCTGAAGCTCTGGCACGAGGAAATAGTGGAGATCGGGTAA